One genomic window of Camelina sativa cultivar DH55 chromosome 5, Cs, whole genome shotgun sequence includes the following:
- the LOC104785776 gene encoding ABC transporter G family member 2-like, translating to MSGLLGKLSPAKRVTSNNDLPLFYVNQTSMEPQRRDTPRVSVTFAELLMNVEDARNDQSTTRRTLEMASPITSSTSSFDTWTSAPASSLSSSPFVLSFKDLTYSVKNQKRFNPLACYGKSRNGSSVNTKILLNSISGEAHEGEMMAVLGASGSGKSTLIDALANRIAKDSLKGSITLNGEVLESRLQKVISAYVMQDDLLFPMLTVEETLMFSAEFRLPRSLSKKKKKARVQALIDQLGLRNAAKTVIGDEGHRGVSGGERRRVSIGIDIIHDPIILFLDEPTSGLDSTSAYMVIKVLQRIAQSGSIVIMSIHQPSYRIMGLLDKLIFLSRGNTVYSGSPTHLPQFFSEFEHPIPENENKTEFALDLIRELENSAEGTKTLVEFHKQWRAKQAPSYNNNRNNNVTLKEAITASISRGKLVSGATNNTSNLTTSFQTFANPFWIEMIVIGKRAILNSRRQPELLAMRLGAVMVTGIILATMFTNLDNSPKGVQERLGFFAFAMSTTFYTCAEAIPVFLQERYIFMRETAYNAYRRSSYVLSQSIISIPALIFLSASFAATTFWAVGLAGGSSGFLFFYLTILASFWAGSSFVTFLSGVVSNVMLGFTVVVAILAYFLLFSGFFISRDRIPLYWIWFHYLSLVKYPYEGVLQNEFEDPTKCFVRGVQIFDNSPLGQVPEAMKLTLLKSMSGVLGINVTAETCVTTGIDILKQQGITDISKWNCLWITVAWGFFFRVLFYFALLIGSKNKRR from the coding sequence CCAGCCAAACGTGTAACTAGCAACAATgatcttcctctgttttatgTGAACCAGACGTCCATGGAGCCTCAAAGAAGGGACACGCCTAGAGTCTCTGTCACATTCGCCGAGCTTCTTATGAATGTGGAGGATGCAAGGAATGACCAAAGTACAACTCGCCGGACATTGGAAATGGCCTCACCTATCACTTCCTCTACATCATCTTTCGATACATGGACCTCCGCTCCAGCTTCTTCGTTATCATCTTCCCcgtttgttctttctttcaagGACTTGACCTATAGCGTGAAGAACCAGAAGAGATTTAATCCCCTTGCTTGCTACGGGAAGTCACGAAATGGTTCCTCGGTGAACACTAAGATACTACTGAATAGTATTTCAGGTGAAGCTCATGAAGGAGAGATGATGGCGGTTCTTGGAGCTAGTGGATCTGGTAAATCAACACTGATCGATGCATTAGCCAACCGTATAGCAAAAGACAGCCTTAAAGGCTCTATCACCTTAAACGGAGAAGTTCTTGAATCCCGCCTACAAAAAGTCATATCAGCTTACGTGATGCAAGACGACCTTCTCTTCCCGATGCTTACAGTGGAGGAAACTCTAATGTTCTCTGCAGAGTTCAGACTCCCTCGTTCACtctccaagaaaaagaagaaagcaagagTTCAAGCTCTGATTGACCAACTAGGCTTAAGAAACGCTGCAAAAACAGTGATTGGTGATGAAGGCCACAGAGGTGTGTCTGgaggagaaaggagaagagTTTCAATTGGAATCGACATAATCCATGACCCTATTATCCTCTTTCTCGACGAGCCAACCTCGGGACTTGACTCTACAAGTGCTTACATGGTTATCAAAGTGCTTCAAAGAATCGCACAAAGTGGTAGCATAGTTATCATGTCCATCCATCAGCCAAGTTACAGAATCATGGGTTTGCTAGATAAGTTAATCTTCCTCTCCAGAGGCAACACGGTTTACAGCGGCTCACCAACACATCTCCCTCAGTTCTTCTCAGAGTTCGAGCACCCGATTCCTGAAAAcgagaacaaaacagagttcGCCCTAGATCTCATCCGTGAGCTAGAAAACTCAGCAGAAGGAACCAAAACACTCGTCGAGTTCCACAAGCAATGGCGAGCAAAGCAAGCACCAAGCTAtaacaacaacagaaacaacaacGTAACCCTCAAAGAAGCTATAACCGCAAGTATCTCTAGAGGGAAACTTGTCTCAGGGgcaacaaacaacacatcaaaccTAACAACCTCATTCCAAACTTTCGCCAACCCTTTCTGGATCGAAATGATCGTCATAGGGAAACGTGCTATACTAAACTCAAGAAGACAACCAGAGCTCTTGGCAATGAGACTAGGAGCAGTAATGGTCACAGGAATCATCTTAGCGACAATGTTCACTAATCTAGACAACTCCCCAAAAGGAGTCCAAGAACGTCTAGGGTTCTTCGCATTCGCAATGTCCACAACATTCTACACATGTGCTGAAGCAATCCCAGTCTTCTTACAAGAACGTTACATATTCATGAGAGAAACAGCTTACAACGCATACAGAAGATCATCATACGTCCTCTCTCAATCCATAATCTCAATCCCTGCTTTAATCTTCCTCTCCGCGAGCTTCGCCGCCACAACGTTTTGGGCCGTTGGACTCGCCGGTGGCTCTAGcggtttcctcttcttctacctcACAATCCTCGCTTCGTTCTGGGCAGGAAGCTCATTCGTAACGTTCCTCTCCGGCGTAGTATCCAACGTGATGCTCGGATTCACAGTCGTTGTAGCGATCTTAGCCtacttcctcctcttctccgGATTCTTCATCTCCAGAGATCGGATCCCACTCTACTGGATCTGGTTTCATTACCTCTCCTTAGTGAAATACCCTTACGAAGGAGTGTTGCAGAACGAATTCGAAGATCCGACGAAATGCTTCGTTAGAGGTGTTCAGATATTTGACAACTCGCCGCTGGGGCAGGTTCCGGAGGCGATGAAACTGACTCTGTTGAAGAGTATGAGCGGTGTATTGGGGATTAATGTGACGGCGGAGACGTGTGTGACGACTGGGATTGATATATTGAAGCAACAAGGGATTACGGATATTAGTAAATGGAATTGTTTGTGGATCACGGTTGCTTGGGGTTTCttctttagggttttgttttattttgcacTCTTGATTGGGAGCAAGAACAAACGGAggtga
- the LOC104785778 gene encoding serine/arginine-rich splicing factor RS2Z33, giving the protein MPRYDDRYGNTRLYVGRLSSRTRTRDLERLFDRFGRVRDVDMKRDYAFVEFSDPRDADDARHYLDGRDFDGSRITVEFSRGAPRGSRDYDSRGPPPGSGRCFNCGVDGHWARDCTAGDWKNKCYRCGERGHIERNCKNSPKKLRRSGSYSRSPVRSRSPPRRRRSPSRSLSRSYSRSRSPVRRRDRSVEERSRSPKRMDDSLSPRGRDRSPVLDDEGSPKIIDGSPPPSPKLQKEDGSDRDGGSPQDNENGRNSGAGGDSPREEDRSPVDDDYEPNRASPRGSESP; this is encoded by the exons ATGCCTCGCTACGATGATCGCTATGGGAACACTCGTCTTTACGTTGGTCGCTTATCATCTCGTACTCGTACCCGAGACCTTGAACGTCTTTTCGACAGATTCGGAAG AGTTCGCGATGTGGATATGAAGCGAGACTATGCTTTTGTT GAATTCAGTGATCCCCGTGATGCTGATGACGCAAGACATTACTTGGATGGACGCGACTTTGATGGAAGTCGCATCACTGTGGAGTTTTCCAGAGGG GCACCTCGTGGTTCTCGGGATTATGATAGCAGAGGCCCACCTCCTGGGTCTGGTCGCTGTTTTAACTGTGGTGTTGACGGTCATTGGGCTCGAGACTGCACAGCAGGGGACTGGAAGAACAAGTGTTACCGTTGTGGAGAGAGAGGACACATTGAGAGAAACTGCAAAAACAGCCCCAAGAAGCTTAG GAGGAGTGGAAGCTACTCCAGGTCACCTGTAAGATCCCGTTCTCCTCCTCGTCGTAGAAGAAGCCCAAGCCGGAGTCTTAGCCGAAGCTACAG CCGATCAAGATCCCCGGTGAGAAGAAGAGATAGGAGTGTGGAAGAGAGATCACGCAGTCCAAAGCGAATGGATGACTCTCTCTCACCAAGAGGCCGAGATCGTAGTCCGGTTCTTGATGATGAAGGCAGCCCAAAGATCATTGATGGGAGCCCGCCACCATCTCCAAAGCTTCAAAAGGAAGATGGTTCAGACCGTGATGGTGGTAGCCCCCAAGACAATGAGAATGGCAGAAACTCTGGAGCCGGCGGTGACAGCCCAAGAGAGGAGGACCGTAGCCCTGTTGATGATGATTACGAGCCAAACCGTGCTTCCCCTAGAGGAAGCGAGTCCCCTTAA
- the LOC104785777 gene encoding protein ALUMINUM SENSITIVE 3-like: MDLDWEDFLKDYEWLIVFLKGMVKPAAALAVVLLAVVLSYSQNLSLEGEMIYSVFRSFVQLSVIGFVLQFIFNQENSGWIILAYLFMVSVAGYTAGQRAKHVPRGKYVAGVSILAGTSITMFMLVVLNVFPFTPRYMIPVAGMMVGNAMTVTGVTMKQLRDDIKMQLNLVETALALGATPRQATLQQVKRALVISLSPVLDSCKTVGLISLPGAMTGMIMGGASPLEAIQLQIVVMNMMVGAATVSSITSTYLCWPSFFTKAYQLQTHVFSSD; the protein is encoded by the exons ATGGATCTGGACTGGGAAGATTTTCTCAAGGATTACGAATGGCTCATCGTGTTTCTGAAAGGCATGGTGAAGCCTGCGGCGGCGCTCGCGGTTGTGCTTTTGGCTGTGGTTCTTTCCTACTCGCAGAACCTCTCTTTGGAAGGAGAAATGATATACTCTGTTTTCAGATCGTTTGTTCAGCTCTCTGTTATTGGATTTGTTCTTCAGTTCATCTTCAATCAAGAAAACTCCGGCTGGATCATCCTCGCTTATCTCTTCATG GTCTCTGTCGCCGGTTACACTGCCGGACAACGTGCTAAGCACGTGCCACGTGGGAAGTACGTGGCTGGAGTATCTATCCTCGCCGGAACTTCAATCACGATGTTCATGCTCGTTGTCCTCAACGTCTTCCCTTTCACTCCGAGGTATATGATCCCTGTGGCCGGAATGATGGTCGGAAACGCCATGACGGTCACCGGAGTTACAATGAAACAGCTTCGAGATGACATCAAGATGCAACTCAACCTg GTGGAGACGGCATTGGCACTAGGAGCAACGCCAAGACAAGCGACGTTGCAACAGGTGAAGAGAGCATTGGTGATATCTCTATCTCCGGTTTTGGATAGCTGCAAAACCGTTGGGTTGATCTCTCTACCAGGCGCAATGACTGGTATGATAATGGGTGGTGCGTCGCCTCTTGAAGCTATTCAGCTTCAGATCGTAGTCATGAACATGATGGTTGGAGCAGCCACGGTTAGTAGCATAACCTCTACGTATCTTTGTTGGCCATCCTTCTTCACTAAAGCTTACCAGTTACAAACTCATGTCTTCTCCTCAGATtga
- the LOC104785779 gene encoding pentatricopeptide repeat-containing protein At2g37320-like has product MSCLRKHHCRAFRYIQSRSSYSRSLNRDLTKEATEVERRARALRVLDIISSKSVGASSNRQNHFGFVQEFLQIDSRRYIGSPISDDFDLSRIKNGVSSVLKEVMLEDSSSSVNGGRQHRDGWSFDGFGLSSAVRSCGSSGDFRIGYGFHCLAIKSGFISDVYVGSSLVVFYRDSCDVESAHKVFEEMPERNVVSWTAMISGFAQEWRVDLCLKLYSKMRDSTSDPNDYTFTALLSACTGSGALGQGRSVHCQTLRIGFKSYLHISNALISMYCKCGDLKDAFRIFDLFSNKDVVSWNSMVAGYAQHGLATQAIELFEVMMPKSGTKPDAITYLGVLSSCRHAGLVKEGRKFFNLMEEHGLKPELNHYSCLVDLLGRFGLLQEALKLIEDMPMEPNSVIWGSLLFSCRVHGDVWTGIRAAEERLMLEPECAATHVQLANLYASVQYWKEAATVRKLMKDKGLRTNPGCSWIEINNNVFMFKAEDGSNCRMLDIVLVLHCLVDHMEFL; this is encoded by the coding sequence atgTCTTGTCTGAGAAAACATCATTGTAGAGCTTTCCGTTATATTCAATCTCGATCTAGTTACAGTCGATCACTGAATCGTGATTTAACCAAAGAAGCAACTGAAGTCGAGAGACGAGCTCGTGCACTGAGAGTTTTAGATATCATATCTTCGAAATCTGTTGGAGCATCATCGAATcgtcagaatcattttggtttcGTTCAGGAATTTTTACAAATAGATTCGAGGCGATACATAGGTTCACCGATTTCAGATGATTTTGACCTCTCAAGAATCAAAAATGGTGTTTCAAGCGTGCTTAAAGAAGTTATGTTGGAGGATTCTTCAAGCTCTGTCAATGGCGGTAGGCAGCACCGTGATGGGTGGAGTTTCGATGGTTTTGGTTTGTCGTCCGCCGTGAGGTCTTGTGGGTCGAGTGGTGACTTTAGAATAGGTTATGGGTTTCACTGTTTGGCGATTAAAAGTGGGTTTATCTCAGATGTCTACGTTGGAAGTTCTTTAGTTGTGTTTTACAGAGACTCTTGTGATGTAGAGAGTGCACATAAAGTGTTTGAAGAAATGCCTGAGAGGAACGTGGTTTCGTGGACGGCTATGATTTCAGGGTTTGCGCAGGAATGGCGTGTGGATCTCTGTTTGAAGCTTTATTCAAAGATGAGAGATTCAACTTCTGATCCAAATGATTATACATTCACGGCTCTTTTGAGCGCTTGCACGGGAAGTGGCGCTCTAGGGCAAGGAAGAAGCGTGCATTGTCAAACACTCCGAATTGGTTTCAAGTCGTATCTTCATATATCAAATGCTCTCATATCGATGTACTGCAAATGCGGTGATTTGAAGGATGCTTTTCGTATCTTTGACCTGTTTTCGAACAAGGACGTTGTCTCTTGGAACTCTATGGTTGCTGGTTATGCTCAGCACGGCCTTGCAACGCAAGCAATCGAGCTTTTTGAAGTAATGATGCCCAAAAGCGGAACAAAGCCTGATGCAATCACATACCTAGGAGTCCTGTCATCGTGTAGACACGCGGGTCTGGTTAAAGAAGGGAGAAAGTTCTTTAATTTGATGGAGGAACACGGCCTTAAACCAGAGCTCAACCATTACTCTTGTCTGGTAGATCTTCTCGGGAGATTTGGCTTATTGCAAGAAGCCCTGAAGCTGATCGAGGACATGCCAATGGAACCAAACTCAGTCATATGGGGATCTCTGCTTTTCTCTTGCCGTGTTCACGGCGATGTGTGGACTGGAATCAGAGCTGCAGAGGAACGGCTGATGCTTGAACCTGAATGTGCAGCCACGCATGTTCAGCTGGCGAATCTTTACGCCAGTGTCCAATACTGGAAAGAGGCGGCGACAGTGAGGAAGCTGATGAAAGATAAAGGACTGAGGACGAATCCAGGTTGTAGTTGGATTGAGATCAACAAcaatgttttcatgtttaaaGCCGAAGATGGTAGCAACTGTAGAATGCTAgatattgttcttgttcttcattgtcTTGTAGATCACATGGAGTTCCTCTAA